The following is a genomic window from Adhaeribacter radiodurans.
AAAGGCTTAGCAGGCAGTTTAGATGCCGTAATGGCCGTTGCAGTAAGCAGTTTACAGCCCGGCCACCATGTTTGTGTATTACACGATAAAGAAGAAGCAGCTTACTTTTTATCGGATTTGCAGCATTTATTTAACGGCAAGCAAGAAGCCTTGCTGTTTCCATCGTCGTACAAGCGACCTTATTCGTTCGATGAAACGGAAAATGCCAATATTCTGATGCGGGCCGAAGTACTAAATCAGATTAGTAATAAAGCCGCTGCTGGCTTGTTAATAGTAGCCTATCCCGAAGCCCTTACTGAAAAAGTAATCAATAAAAAATCATTGGTAGCGAATACATTTAGCGCGAAAGTGGGCGAAAAACTGGATGTAAACTTTTTATCGGAAGTTTTAACTGAGTACGATTTTGAGCGCACCGATTTTGTTTACGAAGCCGGCCAGTTTGCCGTTCGGGGGGGCATTGTGGATGTATTTTCGTATGCCAACGAATTGCCGTACCGGGTTGAGTTGTTCGGTGATGAGATTGAAAGCATCCGGACGTTTAATCCCAACACGCAGCTTTCCGTGGAAACTCAAAACAGCGTTTCCATTGTACCCAACGTGCAAACCAAATTATTGCAGGAAACCCGGGAATCTTTTTTAGAATTTTTACCCTCCAATACCCGGCTCTGGTTTAAAGACGTACGCCACGCCATTGATATAATTGATGAATCGTTTACGAAAGCGGAACAGGCTTTTGAGTATTTAATGCTCACCAGTGGTAACACCAAAGTAGTTTCTAAGCCCGAAGACTTATTTGAATCGGGCAAAAGCTTTAAAAAGTTACTGGAGCCGTTTACTACGGTAGAATTTGGCAAACGCTTTCACTTTAAAGCTTCCGAAACCATAACTTTTAATACCAAGCCACAACCATCATTTAATAAGGATTTTAATTTACTGGTTAGCAACCTGCACGATAACCAAACCAATGGCTTTACTAACATTATTGCGGCCGATTCGCCGCGGCAGATTGACCGGCTTACCACTATTTTTGATGAGCTCGATCACGCGGTAAAATTTCAGGCGCTTACCATTTCACTGCGCGAAGGCTTTATCGATGACCAGGTAAAAGTTGCCCTGTACACCGATCATCAGTTGTTTGAACGCTTTTATAAATACAAAAGCAAAGAACGGTTTTCTAAATCCAAGGCCCTTACCTTAAAAGAACTACGCTCGCTGCAACCCGGCGATTATGTGGTACACGTAGATAATGGTATTGGCCGCTTTGCCGGCCTCGAAAAAGTAGAAGTAGGCGGTAAAATGCAGGAAGCCATTCGGTTGGTATACCGCGACGATGATTTGTTGTACGTGAGTATTCACGCGCTGCATAAAATTAGTAAATATACCGGCCAGGAAGGCACTCCGCCTAGCATGAGCAAGCTGGGTTCGCCGGAATGGGAAAACAAAAAGAAGCGGGTTAAGAGCAAGGTAAAAGATATTGCCACCGAACTGATTAAACTGTACGCCAAACGCAAGTCGGCACCGGGATTTGCTTTTTCCCGCGATGGATTTATGCAAGCCGAGTTGGAATCCTCGTTTATTTACGAAGACACCCCCGACCAGGCCAAAGCAACCGAAGACGTCAAAAACGATATGGAGCAGCCGCACCCCATGGACCGCCTCGTGTGCGGCGATGTGGGTTTTGGCAAAACCGAAGTAGCTATTCGGGCCGCTTTTAAAGCCGCTACCGACAGCAAACAAGTTGCAGTACTGGTGCCTACTACCATTTTAGCCATGCAGCATTACAAAACTTTTCGCGATCGTTTAGAAAAATTTCCGGTAAACGTAGAGTTTGTAAATCGTTTTAAAACGGCCAAGGACATAAAAGAAACTTTACAGCGCGTTGCCGAAGGAAAAACCGATATTCTGATTGGCACCCACCGCATTGTGAGTAAAGATGTAAAGTTTAAAAACTTGGGCTTAATGGTGATTGACGAAGAGCAAAAATTTGGCGTAAAAACGAAAGAAAAGCTAAAGGAAATGCGCGTGAACGTAGATTCGCTTACGCTCTCGGCTACTCCTATACCGCGTACGCTGCATTTTTCATTAATGGGTGCCCGCGATTTATCGGTAATTGCTACGCCACCGCCTAACCGCCAGCCAGTACAAACGGAGCTGCACGTTTTCGATCAGACTATTATCCGCGATGCCGTAATGTACGAGTTAAAGCGCGGAGGTCAGGTTTTCTTTGTGCACAACCGGGTGGCCGACCTGGATGAAATGGCTAACCTGATTTTGAAATTAGTACCCGATGCCCGCATTACTTTTGCCCACGGCCAAATGGACGGCGAACAGCTCGAAAAGCGCATGATGAAATTTGTGGAAGGCGAATTTGACGTTTTAGTTTCCACAAACATTATTGAATCTGGCTTGGATATTCCGAATGCGAACACCATTATTATTAACCGGGCGCACATGTTTGGTTTAAGCGATTTGCACCAGATGCGCGGGCGCGTAGGGCGCTCGAACAAAAAAGCGTATTGTTATTTACTTACCCCACCGGTGTCCAGTTTACCTTCTGATGCCCGCAAGCGTTTGAGCACTTTAGAAGAATTTTCGGATTTGGGTGATGGTTTTAAAGTAGCCATGCGCGATTTGGATATTCGGGGAGCAGGTAACTTGTTGGGTGGTGAACAAAGTGGTTTTATCAACGATTTAGGTTTTGAAATGTACCACCAGATTCTGGACGATACCATTAAAGAACTAAAAGAAACCGAATTCCGCGATTTATTCCTGGGCTCTGAAAAAGACCTGAACCAATTCCTAGACGTGGTGCGTGAATGTACCGTAGAAACCGACCTGGAAATACTTATACCGGATACCTACGTGAGCAACATTTCGGAGCGTTTAAACCTGTACAGCAAACTCGACCGGGTAAAAGATTTGCCAGCCCTGGAAAAAATTCAAAAAGGTATCATCGATCGGTTCGGCCCTTTACCGGAATCAGTAGAGAAGTTGATTCAGATTGTGAAACTACGTTGGAAAGCGCAGGAAGTAGGTTTTGAGAAGCTCACGATTAAGAAAGAGGTAATGAAAGGGTATATCTCTTCGGTAAATAACGACAAATATTTTCAGTCAGAAACTTTTGGCCACATCTTAAAATACGTGCAGCAACATCCCCGTCAATCGCGGCTGAAAGAAACCAAAGACAAACTGATCGTTATTTTTGACAACATTAAATCGGTAAATGCCGCCTGCGACGTATTTGAGCAGTTAACCGAAAGTATTAAGCACTAAAGCTAAGTAGGAAAGGCGCCGGCTGGTGGAAGGTAAATTTTTAAATAATCGTAAATTTTAGTCTGACGAAGATCTAAGGGCAATGGCGTTAGTTGCCCATAAATTACCTTAAACTTCTGTTTAAGTGCTATAAACGTATCTTTTTAAATTTTTGCTTTGGACTATGGTCCATGGTCTATCGACTAAATTATACATTCCGCAGCCAGGCCTTTGCTTCTTCTATGTCGTCGAAGGTTTGAATATAATCCGGATGGTGAGCGTGCGTTAAGGTTTTTTCCGTGGATAAGCGGCTGAGCATACTCGGGGAATAAATCCAGGCAAAGGCTTGCAGGCCATGCGCCTGTAAATCCGGAAACCAAATATCGGCACCCCATTTGGCGGCACCAGACCACATACCTTCTACCAGAGTGTTATCGTTTAGAACTTTAGTACACGCCTCGGAAATAAGATATTCGAGTATTTTGCCGCAGCCATCTTTTACCGACTGCGTCGTTTGGAAACCAATCCAATTAACATAAATCCAGTTGTTGTCTGTATCGTAAAAAATTTCGATTTGATCTGTAAAGTATAGTTTTTCCATTCCGAAAGAGCAGTTCTATGACAACTCTCCTAAAGACCTGTCGTAGCATATAATGTTTAAAAATCAGGCCAAAAACAAAGGCCAAGTAATATATTTAAATAATTCTATATTTTTCTGTGATTAAGTTAGATTGCCTGCTTATTTTGCTCAACTATATTTACGTATCTTCCTCTTTCCTAGAACTGAGTTAAACAGAGTCCTACTAGCAAATTGCTGAGTGCACAATAAGAGAACTGGTCTATTTCAGGTAGTCCTGGTAAAGAATTTAAAACTCTTTTAAGACCTGTGTTGAATAGCTAAACACACAATTTCGATATAAACGAGATTTGCCGTTATGTGGTTTAAAAAATAATAAAGGAAGTAGCGGGGCTTGTTTTAAATTTATTATCAGAAAATAACTACTATTCGTTATCCCGCTAGTTAATTTCTAATTTAGCGCCGTTTCTGTTTTACGCATGATACTTACCTCCAAATTACCTCAAGTTGGCACCAGCATTTTTACGGTGATGTCGCAGTTGGCGCAGCAGTACGGCGCTATCAATCTATCGCAAGGCTTTCCGGATTTTAATTGTCCACCAGAATTAACTGAGTTGGTAAGCGATTATTTAAGGCAAGGTTTTAACCAGTACGCTCCAATGGCCGGGGTACTAAAATTACGCGAACAGATAAGCAGTAAAACCGAAAAATTGTACGGGTTTGCGCCCGACCCCGATACTGAAATAACTATTACTTCGGGTGCTACCGAAGCTTTATACGCTGCTCTGGCAGCCATTTTACGCCCCGGAGATGAAGTAATTATACTCGAACCGGCTTACGATTCGTACGTGCCGGCTATTTTACTCAATGGTGGCCAACCCGTTTTTGTACCTCTGCAAGTACCTTCTTTTGCAATAAACTGGCAACTGGTAAAAGAAGCCATTACGTCCCGCACCCGGGCTATTTTACTTAATTCGCCGCATAATCCATCGGGAGCCGTTTTAAGCGCTTCGGATTTACTAAATCTAGCCGAATTGGTGACAGATACTAATATTTTAATTATCAGCGATGAAGTTTACGAACACATGGTTTTTGATGGCCAACCGCATTTAAGTTTACTTACTAAACCCGAACTGGCCGCTCGTAGCTTTGTCATTTCTTCGTTCGGCAAAACCTACCATGCTACTGGCTGGAAAGTGGCTTATTGTGTGGCTCCTGCGGCATTGACCATTGAATTCCGGAAAGTACACCAGTATTTGACTTTTAGTACGGTTACTCCTATTCAGTACGCCATTGCCGATTACCTCGATAATCAGGAACATTATCTTACTTTGCCGGCATTTTACCAGGCCAAACGTGATTTATTTCATCAATTACTGCAAAGCTCCCGGTTTACCTTAACACCTTCGGCGGGCACGTATTTTCAATTAGTAAGCTACGAAAACATTACCCAGGAAAGGGATCAGGCTTTTGCCCGTAGGTTAACAACTGAAGTGGGCGTAGCAGCTATCCCTATCTCGGTATTTTACCACCAGCAAACCGATCATGGCTTGCTCCGCTTTTGTTTCGCTAAAAACGAGGACACCTTACGCGCCGCCGCCGAAAAATTAAATCGTTTATAAATTTTAATTTTTGGTTCGGCCCCATTCCAGAAAATTTACTTTTTTTAACCATGCAGAACTTAACTATAACCTTCATTCAAACGCCGCTTTACTGGCACGATCGAGCCTTAAACCTGGAAATGCTGGCCCATAAAATAGAAGAGATAAATCAACCTACCGATTTAATAATTCTGCCGGAAATGTTTACGACTGGCTTTAGTATGCAGGCTCCGGAACTGGCCGAAACCATGTATGGCCCCACTTTACTCTGGCTGCAAAACATGGCCGCAGCAACTAAAGCTGTAATTACCGGAAGTTTGATTATAAAAGAAGGCGAGAATTATTTTAATCGTTTAATCTGGATGCCGCCTGATGGCAACTATGCTTATTACGACAAAAAACATTTATTTAGAATGGCCGGCGAAACCCAGGTATATGCTGCCGGAGCGCGTAAGTTAATCGTCACCTTAAAAGGATGGAAGGTTTGCCCCTTGATTTGCTATGATCTGCGATTCCCGGTTTGGAGCCGCAACGTACAAAACGAATACGACTTACTGCTCTACGTGGCAAATTGGCCCGCGAAAAGAGATATAGCCTGGAAAACCTTACTACCCGCCCGCGCCATTGAGAATGTAGCCTATGTAGCTGGGGTAAACCGGATAGGCGACGATGGCAACGGTCATTTGTACAACGGAGATTCGATGGTAGTTAATTTTAAAGGTGCTATTTTATTTTCGGCGGGGTCCAAGGAGAGTACTCAAACCATTACTCTTAATCGCCAGGAATTAGAAGATTTCCGAAAGAGCTTTCCGGCTTATTTGGATGCTGATGATTTTACGATATCGTAAAAGCATCTATTTATTGTAACAATTATTAGATTATTTGTTTAATATCGGCTTGCTTTTGGAGCCTTTGCAAGTCTCCAAGCTAGGGTGCTGATGCAGTTCAAAGGACTAAGTTTGCCTCATGGCCGGCGGGCCTCGTTTGGCTCTTTCGGGCTGGTCTAAGCTTCCTTTCCTCGACTCCGTCTGCGGAATGTGGCTATGCCACACCGGAACCTTAGAAGGCCCTCAACAGCCAAACTGGTGTCAGTTACTAGTAGAGACCTGAATCAACTCTCTACGACTTCTTTATGGTCTTTATGGCGCGGAAGTTACTTCCGTGCCTTGCAAACTATGTATTCTATCAATTTGTCAGCTTTAAAAGGAAAGTGACGGAAGTCACGGGCGATAATGGTTAAACAATAAGATTGGTAGGAATAGTAGATTTGCTTTACTTATTTTTATTTGATAGAAATTTCTTAACTAAGGTTTTGGTTTGCCTTCTAAAGCACTAACTATAAAAATCTTCTAAATTCTGAAATAAAAGCTGTTCCTCTGGGTTTTTAAAAAAAGTAAGTTGGGTTCGGTTGGTGAGCAGGCGTTCGAGCCGTTGGTGTTCGCCTTGTAAAATAACCAAACTCTGTTGCTGCCGACGAATAAGAACTTCTGCTAAACGGATTGTAGCACCTAAAGATATATCCGGTTCCGGACAGTTAAAGTAAATACTGCAGCGCTCTGCTTGTTGGGTTACCTGGCAGGTATGCGTAATTAAAAACTCTTCAGAAAAAGAATCTACGTCCAGGCAATCTACTTTCGGAAAGTAATTTTTTACTTTAATTAGAAGTGGTTTTTGATACGGAAAAATGGGTTGGAATTGTAAATCGGCGTAAATAAAAGCAAACATATTATTGGCTAATTAGTAACCGGTAACCAGCTGTTTTACCCGCTGCAGTTTGTACTTGTACATAATACAAACCGGCTGCTAAATTGGCCACGTTAAACTGGTGTTCCCGGGCGTAACTTAAACCACTGGAGCGTACTTTTCTTCCTTCGGAGCTATATAAACTAACCACCATTTTCTCGGGTCCAGTAACGGTTACTTCCTGGGTAGCCGGATTTGGGAAAACAGAAATAGCTAAAGTTGGGGTTGGTTTTTCATCTTCCAGGCCGGTACCGTTGCGGAGCTGTTGCGTTAAGTAAAATAATCCGCCTCCGGAATTGCCGGCAATAATTTCCGGTTGACGATCGCCGTTTAAATCGGCGGCGGCTAAAGCTACGTGGGCACCTAAACGGGTAGCTACTGCCTGGTTACTAATAGAGTTGGCTAACAAAGCCGGAGTTTCCTGGAACGTAGCATTTAAATCAGCCATAAAATTGGCGTATATTTTAATTACGCCGCGGTTATCTACGGTAATTAACTCCGGAGAATTATCGTTATTTAAATCGGCAATAAGCGGATAAAGCGTGCGAACGGCATCTTCGCTGTAGGAAATATTACCAAAACTTTCGTTAGCTAGCGTGTACACCGGCTTAGTGGCCGTACCGGTATTACGGTAAAAAAGTAATGGCCCGCTGGTTTCAGAGATGGGCAGACTTGCCCCAATTAATATATCCTGGTCACCGTCGCGGTCTAAATCGTAAAAAAGCGCAACATCACCTACATTCTCGCCAATAGATAACGACTGTACTTTCGTAACATCAAAGTTAAAAGGCTGACCTGCTTTAGCACTGTTTAAAATATATTTATTGCTGCCCGTAGAACTATTTAAAACGGTAAAGGTAAGATCCAAAGCATTATCTCCGTTTACATCGGCAAAACGGGGTTTTATTCCCTGCAAGCCTAAGGCAGAAAGATTAGCGTAGTCGTCAGTTTTAAAACTAAAATGCGGTTCGGTAGAGGTGCCTATATTTTCGTACAAACTTAGGCTACTCACAGAATTGTCGTCGCGCATGGTAGCATACTTGCCAATTAGTAAATCTAAATCGCCATCGGCATCCACATCGGCAAAAGCGGGCGCACTGTCTTCGCCCACATCCAGCATATTATCCTGTAAAAAGTTATTTTGCTCAAACGAAAACACCGGGCTGGCATTAACGGCTGCCGTATTGCGGTACAACCAAACCGATTGATTAGTGTTAATGCCATCGACATTGGCCGGTAAGTACGGCGACACGAGTAAATCCGGAACGTTATCGAAGGTTACGTCTTCGTAATAAGCTGCCAGAAACTGCCGGAAGTTAGCGGGCGTAGTATTTGCCGGAAAAGCTTTCTGTACCCCGGCGCTGTTCATAACGGCTTTGGCAGGTGTACCCTGATTCATAATCCGGACCAGTTCGCTGCAAGGATCGCCGCCCAGTAAAACGTCTTTATCCAGGTCGTTGTCTAAATCAAGGGCCAGAATAGTAGCTGGTACACTGTGCTTGGTACCTGTAGTACGGCAAGCCGAATTAAAAACGTAATGACCGCAATCATCTTCGCATTTAGTTAATTTGCCCCACCAGGAATCGTCGAGTTTATACCGTAAACTGTCGGTTGCCAGTTTGTCTTCGGCTTGCATATTTTTGTACAACTGAATCGTATGCCCCGAAGCAAAGTCGAAACACAAAATATCTAAATCGCCATCGTTATCCAAATCCTGAATTCCGGGCAAATCGTCGCCGCTCACCTGAATATTTACACCATTGTTAAACCTAATAAAATCTTCGGCTAAAGTAAATTGCAGAGGGCCATTAGGAAGTGTAACATTTTGATATACTTTTATGCCCAAATTGGTTTTGGTAAAAATATCTTTGCGGCCATCCTGGTTGTAATCGCGCAGAACTACCCAATCTTGCAGGCTGTCCGGAAACAGAACTTCGTATTCGGGTTGGTGCTGCCAAGTCCATTGGCCGTTTACTTGTTTTGCCAGATAGGTAGTAATTTTATTTTGAGTCCGGTCGAAAACAAATAAATCTTCGGTTTGGTCGTGGTTTAAATCTATTTTGGAAAAAACCGCACTGTTTAAACCTCCGGCCCAGGGACTATTAAAAATTTTCGCTCCTACGGTAATCTTTGCGTTATTTTGGTAACGAATTTCATAATATTGCTGCGCGAAGCTTTGACTGTGAAATGCCCAAAAACCAATAAGCAGAAAACCAAATAAAAACCTTGTCATACGAATTAAGTAACGCTGAAAGAAGTTCAATCTATACAAATATATGGCAGAAACCATACTCTTGCTCTACGAAAAATATCTGGAATGTGCGGCCGTGAGCACCGACTCAAGAGCCAACCAAAATAACAGCTTATTTTTTGCTTTACACGGCCCCAACTTTAACGGGAACCAGTTTGCCGAGCAAGCCTTAGCCAAAGGCGCCCGTTATGCCGTGGTGGATGACCCCAGTATGGCCAGCAACCAGGTATTGGTAGTACCTGATACTTTAAAGGCTTTGCAGGATTTAGCAAATTTTCACCGGCAAAAGCTTACCATTCCGGTAATTGGCATAACAGGTTCTAACGGTAAAACCACCACTAAAGAATTAATAAACGCTGTTTTAAGCCAGCGGTTTAATACGGTATACACCAAAGGCAATTTAAATAACCACATTGGGGTACCGCTCACTATACTCAACATTAAGCCCGAACACCAGATTGCCATTATTGAAATGGGTGCCAACCATATTGGCGAAATTGAACAGCTTTGCCGGATAGCCGAGCCTACCCACGGTATTATCACGAACATTGGCAAAGCCCATTTAGAAGGTTTTGGCAGCTTAGAGGGAGTAGCCCGCGCAAAGAGCGAGTTGTACAGACACCTGTTACAAAACCGCGGAACGGCTTTTATTAATTCCCAAAACGAACTTTTACAACGGATGGGAAGCCGATTACTTACTAAAATTACTTTTCCGGCTCCCGGCGATTTTTTTCATTGCAAATTTATTTCGGCCTTGCCCTACGTAGTTTACGAATCGGAGAACGGTGAAATTGTTACTACCCAAATTATTGGTGAATATAATTTTGAAAATATAGCGGCTGCTTCGTGCATTGGCAAATACTTTAATGTACCTATTACTAAAATTAACGCCGGAGTAGCTAGTTACCTACCATCTAATAACCGCTCCCAAATAATTAAAAAAGGAACGAATACCATTTTGCTGGATGCCTACAATGCAAATCCTTCGTCGATGGCTGCCTCGGTAAAAAACTTTGCTCAAGCAGAAGCCGAGCACCGGGTCTTAATTCTGGGTGATATGCTGGAATTGGGAACTGCTAGCGCCGAAGAACACGCCCAATTAGGTAAACTAACCGCCAACTTACCGTTTGACCAAGTGCTGTTGTGCGGTCCTGAAATGGAAAATGCCAGCGCCTATGCTCCGGCCGCCTGGCATTTTAATACCAAAGCTGAACTGCAGCAATGGCTGCAAGAACATCCAGTACAAAACAGTTTGATATTAATTAAAGGCTCCCGCGGAATGAGTTTAGAAACGTTAGTAGATAGTTTGGGATAGTTGCCTATTAACCAATTAAATAGACGTATTGTTGCCTGTTGAGCTTTGGAGCCTTTTCAAGTCTCCAGGCTCAGGTGCTATCTAGTTTGACATGGCTGAGACGGTTTAGCGAACCTTGGCTCACTCCGTTGCGCCATGCTGCTCTGCAGCACCGGAACGCTAAAAGGCCCTCTATAGCCAAACTGGTGTCAGTTTCTATTAACTACTTGTAACTACTTGGTTATACCAGATAATTTTATTCTTAAAAGCCTGAATCTAGTTCTTGTAGTTTAGGTAGGATTATGTCTTTGGGGGAAAGAATGGGTTCGGTTAATTCCCAGTTTATGCCGAGGGCTGGATCGTTCCAGAGGAGGCCGCCTTCTGCGGCTGGATTATAGTAATGACTGCATTTGTACATAAAAATAGTATTGTCGGTTAGGGCGGCAAACCCATGCGCAAAACCTTCCGGAATAAAAAACATATTATTCTTTTCGGCGTCGAGCTCGCAGGCAATGTGCTGGCCGTACGTAGGCGAATTTTTCCGGATATCCACGGCAATATCTAAGGCCCGGCCGGCAGCTACCCGCACGAGTTTGGCCTGCGCGTAGGGAGGCTTCTGAAAATGAAGTCCGCGCAACACCCCCCGCTGCGATACCGATTGATTATCCTGAACAAATTCTGTAGAGATACCATTTTCCGCAAAAACGCGGTAACTATACGATTCAAAAAAGTAACCCCGGGCATCGCCAAACCGGCGCGGAATAATTTCCACGGGACCATCCATCAGAAAGCGTTTAAATTCCATAAGGTGTATTGTAAGTAAAACCTATTTATGCTCTTAAAAAAGTAAAATTTATAGTTAAGTTTTGAACCGGATTGTTTTAGAAAAGAGACCCTCCTATCCAGCAAAACCTATTTTTAAAAAAGTTTAAAGTTTGTTTATCCTGATTTTTAAGCTTTGGCCGGAATAGAGTTAATCACGGCTAAATATTTATCAATCACCAATTGTTCATCGAATTTAGTAACGGCTAACCGGCGACTGGCAGCGCCCATTTGTTGCAGTTGAGAATCGGCTAACAAATACATTTGCTCCATTTTAGTTGCCAGATCCGTTGCGTTGCGTACTTCGCAGAGGTAACCATTTTCGCCGTTAACCACTGTTTCTTTACAACCCGGCACATAGGTAGTAATAATAGGTTTACCCAACGCAGCAGCTTCCAGTAAGGTTTTAGGCGTACCTTCGCGGTAAGAAGGCAATACTACGCAATCCGATTCTAAAATAACCGAAGCTACATCGTCGGTGGTACCTAAATATTCAATAGCGCCTTCGTTTACCCAAGCCATAAATGTGTTTTTCTTGATACCAATATTGCCTGCTTCATCGAGGCCGCCCAGCAATTGGCAGCGTACCTGCGGGTATTTTTGTTTTAACTTCCGGCTGGCTTCTACAAATTCTACCACGCCTTTTTCGTACAGCACGCGGGCAATCATTAAAAAAGTAAAGTCCAGGTTACGGGTAAATACGGGTGCGGGCACAAATTTTTTAATATCAATACCCGAACCGGGCAGCACATCCGTTAAGCGAGGCTTCACCAGTTTATAATGAATAAATAAAGCCTGGTCGTCGTGATTCTGAAAGAATACTTTTAACGGAAACCAAAAAGCCAGGCGGTATAAACCCAAAGCCACTTTCGAAACCAGGTTGCGCACAATAAACACCGTACCCAAACCCGAAACGTTATTAATAGTAGGAATGCCCGCTAATTTAGCCGCCAACGTACCGTAAATATTAGGTTTAATGGTATATTGTAAAATTACCTGGGGCTGCACTTTGGTATAAACCGAATAAAACTGCTTAATTAAAAGCATATCCTGCAAAGGATTGGTACCTTTATTTTCCATTTGGATAGGTACGTATTGGCAACCGGCGGCTACTAAATACGGCGAATAAGCATCAGGTGGAGCAATGGCTATTACTTCGTGCCCCTCTGCCAAAAGCGCTTTTACCAGGCTCATCCGAAAATTGTAAATATTCCAGGAAGTATTAATTACAATGGCAATCCGCATAATGGCTTTCGCTCCGCCCGTTTTTTAGCGCCACAAAGATAGAAAGTTCCCGGCAAAGTTCCTGCTATTACCCTGGTTAAGGCTTTTGGGTTGTATTATTTAAAAAATAGGCTGTCAGAAAATCAAAATTTACTTTTTTTACCCTACTTTCCG
Proteins encoded in this region:
- a CDS encoding UDP-N-acetylmuramoyl-tripeptide--D-alanyl-D-alanine ligase encodes the protein MAETILLLYEKYLECAAVSTDSRANQNNSLFFALHGPNFNGNQFAEQALAKGARYAVVDDPSMASNQVLVVPDTLKALQDLANFHRQKLTIPVIGITGSNGKTTTKELINAVLSQRFNTVYTKGNLNNHIGVPLTILNIKPEHQIAIIEMGANHIGEIEQLCRIAEPTHGIITNIGKAHLEGFGSLEGVARAKSELYRHLLQNRGTAFINSQNELLQRMGSRLLTKITFPAPGDFFHCKFISALPYVVYESENGEIVTTQIIGEYNFENIAAASCIGKYFNVPITKINAGVASYLPSNNRSQIIKKGTNTILLDAYNANPSSMAASVKNFAQAEAEHRVLILGDMLELGTASAEEHAQLGKLTANLPFDQVLLCGPEMENASAYAPAAWHFNTKAELQQWLQEHPVQNSLILIKGSRGMSLETLVDSLG
- the rfbC gene encoding dTDP-4-dehydrorhamnose 3,5-epimerase, which encodes MEFKRFLMDGPVEIIPRRFGDARGYFFESYSYRVFAENGISTEFVQDNQSVSQRGVLRGLHFQKPPYAQAKLVRVAAGRALDIAVDIRKNSPTYGQHIACELDAEKNNMFFIPEGFAHGFAALTDNTIFMYKCSHYYNPAAEGGLLWNDPALGINWELTEPILSPKDIILPKLQELDSGF
- a CDS encoding glycosyltransferase family 4 protein, with product MRIAIVINTSWNIYNFRMSLVKALLAEGHEVIAIAPPDAYSPYLVAAGCQYVPIQMENKGTNPLQDMLLIKQFYSVYTKVQPQVILQYTIKPNIYGTLAAKLAGIPTINNVSGLGTVFIVRNLVSKVALGLYRLAFWFPLKVFFQNHDDQALFIHYKLVKPRLTDVLPGSGIDIKKFVPAPVFTRNLDFTFLMIARVLYEKGVVEFVEASRKLKQKYPQVRCQLLGGLDEAGNIGIKKNTFMAWVNEGAIEYLGTTDDVASVILESDCVVLPSYREGTPKTLLEAAALGKPIITTYVPGCKETVVNGENGYLCEVRNATDLATKMEQMYLLADSQLQQMGAASRRLAVTKFDEQLVIDKYLAVINSIPAKA